Genomic window (Stigmatella erecta):
CGGCGTCGGCCCTGTCCGGCGGCAACCAGCAGAAGCTCGCGCTCGCCCGGGTGCTGCACCCGGACCCGCGGGTGGTGGTGCTGGACGAGCCCACGCGCGGCGTGGACGTGGGCGCCAAGCGGGACATCTACTTTCTCATCGAGGCGCTGGCCCGCGAGGGGCGCGCCGTCATCGTGATTTCCTCCGAGCTGATGGAGCTGATTGGCCTGTGCCACCGCGTGGCGGTGATGCGCGGGGGGCACCTGCAGGCCACGCTCGAGGCGGACCAACTGACCGAAGGGGAGCTCATCGCCCATGCCACCGGAACCCATTGACGCCCTGAAGCAGGGCCCGGGCGCACCGGCCCCCGGAGGCGCCGCCGTGCGCCCGGAGACCAGCACCCGCGCCAGCCACCGCGCACGCTCGCTGCTGCACAGCTTCGGGCCCATCCTCGGGCTCGTCCTGCTGTGCATCATCGGCACGGCGCTCAACAGCGAATTCGCCGCGATCGACAACGTGATGAACGTGCTCACGCGCACGGCCTTCATCGGCATCATCGCGGTGGGCATGTGCTTCGTCATCATCTCGGGGGGAATCGATCTCTCCGTGGGCTCGATGGCCGCGCTCATCGCCGGCACCATGATTCTCGTGATGAACCGCCTGGGGCCCGGGCTGGGCTCGCCCGTGACGGTGATTGCCGTGGGCATCGGCTTCGCGCTGCTGCTCGGCGCGCTGTTCGGCCTGGCGCACGGGCTGCTCATCGCCAAGGGCGGCATCGAGCCGTTCATCGTGACGCTCGGCACGCTGGGCATCTTCCGCGCGTACCTCACCTACTTCGCGGACGGTGGGGCGCTCACGCTGGACTCGGACCTGTCCGACGCCTACAGCCCCGTCTACTACGCCAGCCTCCTGGGCATCCCGATTCCCGTCTGGGTGTTCCTCGCGGTGGCGCTCGTGGGCGGGCTGGTGCTCAACCGCACCGCCTATGGCCGCTACGTGCAGGCGCTGGGCTCCAACGAGCAGGTGGCGCGCTACGCGGCGGTGAACGTGGACCGCATCAAGGTGCTCACGTACATGCTGCTGGGCCTGTGCGTGGGCATCGCCACGGTGCTGTACGTGCCGCGCCTGGGCTCGGCCTCGCCCACCACGGGCATTCTCTGGGAGCTGGAGGCCATCGCGGCGGTCATCGTCGGCGGCACGGCGCTCAAGGGCGGCTCGGGCACCATCACCGGCACGGTGGTGGGCGC
Coding sequences:
- a CDS encoding ABC transporter permease, giving the protein MPPEPIDALKQGPGAPAPGGAAVRPETSTRASHRARSLLHSFGPILGLVLLCIIGTALNSEFAAIDNVMNVLTRTAFIGIIAVGMCFVIISGGIDLSVGSMAALIAGTMILVMNRLGPGLGSPVTVIAVGIGFALLLGALFGLAHGLLIAKGGIEPFIVTLGTLGIFRAYLTYFADGGALTLDSDLSDAYSPVYYASLLGIPIPVWVFLAVALVGGLVLNRTAYGRYVQALGSNEQVARYAAVNVDRIKVLTYMLLGLCVGIATVLYVPRLGSASPTTGILWELEAIAAVIVGGTALKGGSGTITGTVVGAVLLSVISNILNLTSIISVYLNAAVQGFVIIGVAFLQRRRK